Proteins found in one Planctomycetes bacterium MalM25 genomic segment:
- the mtcA2 gene encoding Carbonic anhydrase 2, translating into MSLLRYGLTPLLIGVATLSAAAPPGESAGVPADEALARLMRGNKRFVRDESKHPHESRDYRASLAKAQHPFATVLACSDSRVTPALIFDQGVGDLFVIRVAGAVVDEDVAGSLEYAVDHLGTKLLLVMGHKSCGAVTAAYHTFVAHDLKEREPHEIESLLLRIEPAFKDVDTDLPVDKQINTAIENNVRVAVENLRRFVDVRQACDSGRLVIRGAMYGLRTGEVELLSVE; encoded by the coding sequence GTGTCATTGCTCCGCTATGGGCTGACGCCCCTCCTGATCGGCGTCGCCACGCTCTCCGCCGCCGCCCCACCGGGCGAGTCCGCCGGGGTCCCGGCCGACGAGGCGCTAGCCCGGCTGATGCGCGGCAACAAGCGTTTCGTCCGGGACGAATCGAAGCACCCGCACGAGTCGCGCGATTACCGGGCCTCGCTCGCCAAAGCGCAGCACCCTTTCGCCACGGTGCTCGCGTGCAGCGACTCGCGGGTCACGCCCGCGTTGATCTTCGACCAGGGGGTCGGCGACCTGTTCGTCATCCGCGTAGCGGGAGCCGTGGTCGATGAAGACGTCGCCGGTAGCCTCGAGTACGCCGTCGACCACCTCGGCACGAAGCTGCTGCTCGTCATGGGCCACAAGAGCTGCGGGGCCGTCACCGCGGCGTACCACACGTTCGTCGCGCACGACCTTAAGGAACGCGAGCCGCACGAGATCGAGTCGCTGCTGCTGCGGATCGAACCCGCGTTCAAAGACGTGGACACCGACCTCCCGGTCGATAAGCAGATCAACACGGCGATCGAGAATAACGTCCGAGTCGCGGTCGAGAACCTGCGTCGCTTCGTCGACGTCCGCCAGGCGTGCGACTCGGGCCGGCTTGTGATCCGGGGCGCGATGTACGGCCTCCGCACCGGCGAGGTCGAACTGCTGAGTGTGGAGTAG
- a CDS encoding Arylsulfatase yields MGQGNRAAVVRISLFLAFVTGGLSCASAQPNIIHIVADDLGWTDLSSDRTNKGNGSAFYQTPHIDRLALEGTAFTSAYALPTCVPTRMALLSGQYATRTHSYYVSDIFGDENDALLGATNENKLDPNATTLGETIQGAGYTTAHVGKFHIVNDPAEIVSDHGFDYNYGGTRSGAPGDYFATNGSFTNAVGAELNAYAAPYTQEYINANLKPYANGADVDSLVGTNKHLTDATIDAAVEFLDDRVSADDGPFYMNLAFNAVHTPIQSRPDLDAKYNEVLADNGGVSPDPRHDNAAYAGMLEGMDQAIGRLLDKLYDPNGDGDLSDSIAEETVIVFYGDNGGSTQGTSTEPLRESKGSQYEGGVRVPLIAWSPGRVQAGAITDEPVHSVDFYPTFAELAAAPTPDPATHVLDGLSLADLITGQTSQLDRDGVFFHYPGYQGGNVPTSTMVLDAGGVRRKLMYFYENRQFEFYDLDADLGETTDLADGDLSPGEYKLAARATVALREWLDETGAEYPTVRADGSPVPAPQHLPTIAFDLNADLHGQSTATLEKLGVTLTLAARGDTATFDADASAAGVASALDSGGANQRRRINGSLVTPEAIELSFDTDVMLKSLTLEAFNATGAESVVLSLVSGDNPFTGLDGYDTDGFTLGADSLAFATESGGMAAGEFLLEFGVLGRDELFLPAGTVLSLTADPVVGSGILLNAISIAQPLSALAQVLLDYNLDGAIDPLDYEVWRSTYGSTTDLRADGNADGVVDAADYALWRDAYASISGNALAVPEPGSMVLLTLSLISTGCIYLRVR; encoded by the coding sequence ATGGGGCAAGGCAATCGGGCGGCCGTCGTGCGCATTTCACTCTTCTTGGCCTTCGTAACCGGAGGCCTTTCGTGCGCTTCCGCGCAGCCGAACATTATTCACATCGTCGCCGACGATCTCGGCTGGACCGACCTCTCGTCGGATCGGACGAACAAGGGGAACGGCTCGGCGTTCTACCAAACGCCCCACATCGATCGCCTCGCGCTCGAAGGGACCGCCTTCACCAGCGCGTACGCCCTGCCGACCTGCGTGCCGACCCGCATGGCGCTGCTGTCGGGACAGTACGCCACACGGACCCACTCCTACTACGTCTCCGACATCTTCGGCGACGAGAACGACGCCCTCCTCGGGGCGACCAACGAGAACAAGCTCGACCCGAACGCGACGACCCTCGGCGAGACGATTCAGGGGGCCGGCTACACGACCGCTCACGTCGGCAAGTTCCACATCGTGAACGACCCGGCGGAGATCGTCTCTGACCATGGCTTTGACTACAACTACGGCGGCACGCGGTCCGGGGCGCCGGGCGATTACTTCGCCACCAACGGGTCGTTCACGAACGCCGTCGGCGCGGAGCTCAACGCGTACGCCGCGCCGTACACACAGGAGTACATCAACGCGAACCTGAAGCCGTACGCCAACGGCGCCGACGTCGATTCGCTCGTCGGGACCAACAAGCACCTGACCGACGCCACCATCGACGCGGCGGTTGAGTTCCTTGACGACCGCGTCTCGGCCGACGACGGACCGTTCTATATGAACTTGGCTTTCAACGCCGTCCACACGCCGATCCAGTCACGCCCCGATCTAGATGCGAAGTACAACGAGGTGCTGGCCGACAACGGGGGCGTGTCGCCCGACCCGCGTCACGATAACGCCGCCTACGCCGGCATGCTCGAGGGCATGGACCAGGCGATCGGGCGGCTCCTCGATAAGCTTTACGACCCGAACGGCGACGGCGACCTCTCCGACAGCATCGCTGAGGAGACGGTCATCGTCTTCTACGGCGATAACGGGGGATCGACCCAGGGGACCAGCACCGAGCCGCTGCGCGAGTCCAAGGGCTCTCAGTACGAAGGGGGCGTCCGCGTGCCGCTCATCGCTTGGTCGCCAGGCCGGGTGCAGGCGGGCGCGATCACCGACGAGCCGGTCCACTCGGTCGATTTCTACCCGACCTTCGCCGAACTGGCCGCCGCCCCCACACCCGACCCGGCGACGCACGTGCTTGACGGCCTATCGCTCGCCGATCTGATCACAGGTCAAACTTCCCAACTCGATCGCGATGGCGTCTTCTTCCACTACCCCGGCTACCAAGGGGGCAACGTTCCCACTTCCACCATGGTCCTCGACGCCGGCGGGGTGCGGCGGAAGCTGATGTACTTCTACGAGAACCGCCAGTTCGAGTTCTACGACCTCGACGCCGACCTGGGCGAGACGACCGATCTGGCCGATGGCGATCTCTCCCCAGGCGAGTACAAACTGGCCGCGCGGGCGACCGTCGCGCTGCGGGAGTGGCTCGACGAAACGGGCGCCGAGTACCCGACCGTGCGGGCCGACGGCTCGCCCGTGCCGGCGCCGCAGCACCTGCCGACGATCGCGTTCGATCTGAACGCCGACCTGCACGGTCAATCGACCGCGACGCTCGAGAAGCTGGGCGTCACGCTGACGCTCGCCGCCCGGGGCGACACAGCCACATTCGACGCGGACGCTTCCGCCGCGGGGGTCGCCTCGGCGCTCGACTCGGGCGGGGCCAACCAACGCCGGCGCATCAACGGATCGCTCGTCACGCCCGAGGCGATCGAGCTGTCGTTCGACACCGACGTGATGCTCAAATCGCTCACGCTCGAAGCGTTCAACGCGACCGGCGCCGAGTCGGTCGTGCTGAGCCTCGTCTCGGGCGACAACCCGTTCACCGGCCTCGACGGCTACGACACCGACGGCTTCACCCTCGGCGCCGATTCGCTCGCCTTCGCCACCGAATCCGGAGGCATGGCCGCGGGGGAGTTCCTGCTCGAGTTCGGCGTGCTGGGCCGCGACGAGCTCTTCTTGCCCGCCGGCACGGTCCTGTCGCTCACCGCCGATCCGGTTGTGGGCAGCGGCATCCTGCTGAACGCGATCTCGATCGCGCAGCCCCTCTCGGCGCTGGCACAGGTGCTGCTCGACTACAACCTGGACGGCGCGATCGACCCGCTCGACTACGAAGTCTGGCGCTCGACCTACGGATCGACGACCGACCTGCGGGCGGACGGCAACGCGGACGGCGTGGTCGACGCGGCCGACTACGCCCTCTGGCGCGACGCCTACGCATCAATCAGCGGCAACGCTCTCGCCGTCCCCGAGCCCGGCTCGATGGTGCTGTTAACACTCAGCCTTATCTCTACTGGGTGTATTTACCTTCGGGTGAGGTGA
- a CDS encoding Planctomycete cytochrome C, with the protein MRRNRTRWLLPAALAVMACCAAGTHGLAQDPIDFNQQVRPIFVRHCLACHGGVKQAGGLSFVTRELAMAEADSGAPVIEPGDHEASYLYERVVDPDDDTRMPPPEHGRRLDKAELATLRRWIDEGAGWDKPWAFRPPEPTAVPEVAQSDWPRQQLDAFVLARLESEGRAPAAEADRAQWLRRASFDLIGLPPTGQELTAFKNDTEIGAHERAVDRLLASPHFGERWAAVWLDLARYADTMGFEKDPERTIWPWRDWVVKALNKNTPYDEFLLKQTAGDLEPGATLEDRLATAFHRNTQTNTEGGTDDEEYRWAAVIDRVDSTWSGLLGLSMGCARCHDHPYDPLTQSDYYRFAALLNTTQDADLHEDLPRLAVPKDPERFAEADRIDTELREVREEIYRRGLALAESREPWETLPIDHAESSGQTRLVLRTGDRGVEVLAEGTITDRSSYTLSAPAPASLSDGRRVTALRIDASPKDPTAALALPEMGFVLSNLRAFVEHAGGEEEEVFLAEVLADEADGFFRPIDSIRDNNAGWGPYTRMRRPRWAAFVFAEPLELAEGERLRLEIKHGKATDGQGPLVMQRFRVATTDDPALAALNEDSAFLELREREETLLAQRKKIASVLAPVLREQPPAFRRQTCRLERGAFLAPQETVEPATPRALPGRSGDRLAMARWLGSDENPLTSRVMVNRVWAELFGRGLVETLDDFGSTGASPTHPALLDHLAIRFREDLGWSLKGLLREIVLSSTYRQDARATEQQIAADRSNRLLGRGPRGRLSAEMVRDQALVVSGQFNPRVGGPPVMPYQPAGVWRSVYNNRRWETAAGDERFRRALYTYWKRTAAYPSLMAFDAPSREQCTVRRPSTNTPLQALVTLNDPAFVELAGGLADRMLARDADTPRQRIAWAAEEVTSRPLSAASLDELVKLYEETLSEDSIDERFAMTVVANVLLNLDAALTK; encoded by the coding sequence ATGCGTCGTAATCGAACACGGTGGCTGCTGCCGGCCGCGCTCGCCGTCATGGCGTGTTGCGCTGCGGGGACGCACGGCTTGGCCCAAGACCCGATCGACTTCAATCAGCAGGTTCGCCCGATCTTCGTTCGGCACTGCCTCGCGTGCCACGGCGGGGTGAAGCAGGCCGGGGGGCTCTCTTTCGTCACGCGTGAGCTGGCGATGGCGGAGGCCGATTCGGGCGCGCCGGTCATCGAGCCGGGCGACCACGAAGCATCCTACCTTTACGAACGCGTCGTCGACCCGGATGACGACACCCGGATGCCGCCCCCCGAGCACGGCCGCCGGCTCGACAAGGCGGAGCTGGCGACACTCAGGCGGTGGATCGACGAGGGCGCCGGCTGGGACAAGCCTTGGGCGTTCCGCCCTCCGGAACCGACGGCGGTCCCCGAGGTCGCGCAGTCCGACTGGCCACGCCAGCAGCTCGACGCCTTCGTTCTCGCGAGGCTCGAGTCCGAGGGCCGCGCGCCCGCCGCCGAAGCGGATCGCGCTCAGTGGCTGCGTCGGGCGTCGTTCGATCTGATCGGCTTGCCGCCTACCGGCCAGGAGCTCACGGCGTTCAAGAACGACACGGAAATCGGCGCACACGAGCGCGCCGTCGATCGCTTGCTCGCTTCGCCCCACTTCGGCGAGCGCTGGGCGGCCGTCTGGCTCGACCTGGCTCGCTACGCGGACACGATGGGCTTCGAGAAGGACCCCGAGCGGACCATCTGGCCGTGGCGGGACTGGGTCGTGAAGGCGCTGAACAAGAACACGCCCTATGACGAGTTCCTGCTGAAGCAGACCGCCGGCGACCTGGAGCCCGGCGCCACGCTCGAGGACCGCCTCGCGACCGCCTTTCACCGCAACACGCAGACCAATACCGAAGGGGGCACCGACGACGAGGAGTACCGTTGGGCCGCGGTGATCGACCGCGTCGACAGCACTTGGTCCGGGCTGCTCGGCCTGTCGATGGGCTGCGCTCGTTGCCACGATCACCCGTACGATCCGCTGACGCAGTCGGACTACTACCGCTTCGCCGCGTTGCTGAACACGACCCAGGACGCCGACCTGCACGAGGACTTGCCCCGGCTGGCCGTCCCGAAGGACCCGGAACGCTTCGCCGAGGCGGACCGAATCGATACCGAACTCCGCGAGGTCCGCGAAGAGATCTATCGGCGCGGGCTCGCGCTGGCGGAGTCGCGTGAGCCTTGGGAGACGCTCCCGATCGACCACGCCGAATCTTCTGGCCAGACGCGCTTGGTGTTGCGCACCGGCGATCGGGGCGTCGAGGTGCTCGCCGAGGGGACGATCACGGACCGTTCGAGCTACACGCTTTCGGCCCCCGCCCCCGCATCCCTGTCGGACGGACGCCGCGTGACCGCCCTGCGGATCGACGCCTCGCCGAAAGACCCGACGGCCGCGCTCGCGCTGCCGGAGATGGGCTTCGTGCTCTCCAACCTGCGGGCCTTCGTCGAACACGCCGGGGGCGAGGAGGAAGAGGTTTTCCTCGCGGAGGTGCTCGCCGACGAGGCGGACGGCTTCTTCCGGCCGATCGATTCGATCCGCGACAACAACGCCGGTTGGGGGCCGTACACGCGGATGCGGCGGCCACGTTGGGCGGCGTTTGTGTTCGCCGAGCCATTGGAACTCGCCGAGGGCGAACGCCTCCGTCTGGAGATCAAGCACGGCAAGGCGACCGACGGTCAGGGACCGCTCGTGATGCAGCGATTCAGGGTCGCGACGACGGACGATCCCGCGCTCGCCGCGTTGAACGAAGACTCGGCTTTCCTGGAGCTGCGCGAGCGAGAAGAGACGTTGCTCGCCCAGCGTAAGAAGATCGCTTCGGTTTTAGCGCCGGTGCTGCGTGAGCAGCCGCCGGCGTTCCGCCGCCAGACTTGCCGGCTCGAACGCGGAGCGTTCCTCGCCCCGCAGGAGACGGTCGAGCCGGCGACGCCCCGTGCCCTGCCGGGCAGATCCGGGGACCGCCTCGCGATGGCGCGTTGGTTGGGATCGGATGAGAACCCATTGACCTCCCGCGTCATGGTGAATCGGGTGTGGGCGGAGCTGTTCGGACGCGGCCTGGTGGAGACGCTCGACGACTTCGGCTCGACCGGCGCCTCGCCGACCCACCCCGCGTTGCTCGATCACTTGGCGATCCGCTTCCGTGAGGACCTGGGATGGAGCCTGAAAGGCTTGCTCCGCGAGATCGTCCTCTCCTCGACTTACCGGCAAGACGCCCGCGCCACCGAGCAACAGATTGCCGCCGATCGGTCGAACCGCTTGCTCGGCCGCGGACCACGCGGCCGGCTCAGTGCGGAGATGGTTCGCGATCAAGCGTTGGTTGTCTCCGGGCAATTCAATCCCCGCGTCGGCGGGCCGCCGGTGATGCCGTACCAGCCCGCCGGCGTCTGGCGTTCGGTCTACAACAACCGCCGGTGGGAGACCGCCGCCGGGGACGAGCGTTTCCGCCGAGCCCTCTACACCTACTGGAAGCGGACGGCGGCTTACCCGAGCCTGATGGCGTTCGACGCCCCTAGTCGCGAGCAGTGCACCGTCCGCCGGCCTTCGACCAACACGCCGCTGCAAGCGCTGGTGACACTCAACGACCCGGCTTTCGTCGAGTTGGCCGGGGGCCTCGCCGACCGGATGCTCGCCCGCGATGCCGACACGCCCCGGCAGCGGATCGCCTGGGCCGCCGAAGAAGTGACGAGCCGCCCGCTCTCCGCCGCCAGCCTCGACGAGTTGGTGAAGCTCTACGAGGAGACGCTATCCGAGGATTCGATCGACGAGCGGTTCGCGATGACGGTCGTCGCGAACGTGCTGCTGAACCTCGACGCCGCCCTGACCAAGTGA